One region of Syntrophobacter fumaroxidans MPOB genomic DNA includes:
- the ftsW gene encoding putative lipid II flippase FtsW — translation MSKPVADSPTFIVEHSSGEERAAAWAGLSLEVQLWIEVCLLIAVGLIMIYSASSIMALKKFSDSAHYMKRQFLCIGLGIGTILFVSRIPYRMYRNHIGWIMIGTIVSLVLVLIPGIGAEINNAKRWFQFRPFLLQPGEYAKVVWVMFLSISLVRKQEKIKQFSVGFLPHMLLCGLLSALLLKEPDFGTTFIIGCLTVIMLAAGGVPLRSLIVCLPVAAVGFYKFVYLVPYRWERVTAYRNPWTDPLDSGYQLIQAWIAVGSGGLFGKGLGAGQQKLFYLPESYTDFILAVIGEELGFVGIAIVCTLFLFLFLTGIRISRSAPELTGTLLALGLTMLLSMQALLNMGVVLGLVPTKGLPLPFISYGGSAFTANCLAIGILMNIARSGERRMD, via the coding sequence ATGTCCAAGCCCGTTGCAGACAGTCCTACATTCATAGTTGAACATAGCTCCGGGGAGGAACGGGCGGCAGCCTGGGCCGGCCTCTCCCTTGAAGTGCAACTGTGGATCGAGGTCTGCCTGCTCATAGCGGTGGGCCTGATCATGATCTACAGCGCCAGTTCGATCATGGCGTTGAAGAAATTCTCGGACTCCGCCCACTACATGAAACGGCAGTTCCTGTGCATCGGGCTGGGCATCGGGACCATACTGTTCGTCAGCCGCATTCCGTACCGCATGTACCGGAACCACATCGGCTGGATCATGATCGGCACGATCGTCTCGCTGGTGCTGGTATTGATTCCGGGTATCGGCGCGGAAATAAACAATGCGAAGCGGTGGTTTCAGTTCAGGCCGTTTCTTCTGCAGCCGGGTGAGTACGCCAAGGTGGTTTGGGTCATGTTCCTGAGTATTTCCCTGGTGCGAAAGCAGGAGAAAATCAAGCAGTTCAGCGTCGGATTTCTGCCGCATATGCTGCTCTGCGGGCTTCTGAGCGCTCTTTTGTTGAAGGAGCCCGACTTCGGGACGACATTCATTATCGGTTGCCTCACCGTCATCATGCTGGCCGCCGGGGGCGTGCCGTTGAGGAGTCTCATCGTCTGCCTGCCCGTGGCGGCCGTCGGATTTTACAAGTTCGTCTATCTCGTTCCATACCGTTGGGAGCGCGTGACGGCGTACCGCAACCCGTGGACGGACCCTCTCGATTCGGGATACCAGCTCATCCAGGCCTGGATTGCGGTCGGTTCGGGGGGGCTGTTCGGGAAGGGACTGGGAGCGGGACAGCAGAAACTCTTCTACCTGCCGGAATCCTACACGGACTTTATTCTTGCCGTGATCGGAGAGGAGTTGGGTTTCGTCGGCATAGCGATTGTCTGCACGCTTTTTCTCTTTCTGTTCCTTACCGGAATCCGGATTTCGAGATCCGCCCCGGAGCTGACGGGGACCCTGTTGGCGCTGGGATTGACCATGCTTCTTTCCATGCAGGCCCTGCTCAACATGGGGGTCGTGCTGGGGCTGGTTCCGACCAAGGGGCTGCCGCTTCCTTTCATCTCCTACGGGGGCAGTGCATTCACGGCCAACTGCCTGGCGATCGGCATCCTCATGAACATAGCAAGAAGCGGTGAAAGGCGGATGGACTAG
- the murC gene encoding UDP-N-acetylmuramate--L-alanine ligase — MFKRYQHIHFVGIGGIGMSGIAELLLNLGYRVSGSDLKETEITRRLSAMGAAVHLGHRAEHVLGADVVVLSSAISDDNPENRAAREMGKVPVIRRAEMLAELMRLKYSVLVAGAHGKTTTTSMVSTVLARGGLDPTVVIGGKLNAWGTNAKLGNGDFMVAEADESDGTFLLLPPTIAVVTNIDLEHLDFYRDLAHIQETFLQFINKIPFYGQAVLCLEDENIQSILPRVEKRFTTYGFSSQADFQARDVRTSGLFSSYRVHSHGDELGEIEIRIPGRHNVLNSLAAVAVARELDLDWANIQDGLRDMTGVQRRFQIKGEAANVLVIDDYGHHPSEIRAVLQTLADCYPDRRRIVVFQPHRYTRTRALMEQFARCFYHSDVLLVTEIYAASETPIPGVTGERLSQEIASHGHHDLHFCETVESALSRLVKLVKPGDAVITLGAGNIWQVGEWLLAKLKSSGGSGGTGELK; from the coding sequence ATGTTCAAGCGCTATCAGCACATCCATTTCGTGGGTATCGGCGGCATCGGGATGAGCGGCATCGCCGAGCTGCTCTTGAACCTGGGCTATCGGGTGAGCGGGTCGGACCTCAAGGAAACCGAGATCACCAGGAGGCTCTCGGCGATGGGCGCCGCGGTTCACCTGGGGCACCGTGCGGAGCATGTGCTTGGCGCGGATGTGGTGGTTCTCTCTTCGGCCATTTCCGACGACAATCCGGAAAACCGCGCAGCCCGGGAAATGGGCAAGGTGCCGGTGATCCGCCGTGCCGAAATGCTTGCGGAACTGATGCGGCTCAAGTATTCGGTCCTGGTCGCGGGCGCTCACGGGAAAACGACGACCACTTCCATGGTTTCCACCGTCCTGGCCAGAGGCGGTCTGGACCCGACGGTGGTGATCGGCGGCAAGTTGAACGCATGGGGCACGAACGCCAAGCTGGGGAACGGAGATTTTATGGTAGCGGAGGCGGATGAGAGCGACGGGACTTTCCTGCTGCTTCCGCCGACGATTGCAGTCGTGACGAACATCGATCTCGAACACCTCGACTTCTATCGCGATCTCGCGCACATCCAGGAGACCTTTCTGCAGTTCATCAACAAGATCCCTTTCTACGGTCAGGCGGTCCTCTGTCTGGAAGACGAGAACATCCAGTCGATCCTGCCGCGCGTCGAGAAACGATTCACCACGTACGGATTTTCGTCCCAGGCCGATTTCCAGGCTCGTGACGTGAGGACCAGCGGCTTGTTCTCCTCGTACAGGGTACACAGTCACGGCGATGAGCTCGGTGAAATCGAAATCAGGATCCCGGGACGGCACAACGTCTTGAACTCACTGGCCGCGGTTGCGGTGGCAAGGGAGCTGGACCTGGACTGGGCGAATATCCAGGACGGGCTGAGGGACATGACGGGCGTGCAGCGCCGGTTTCAGATCAAGGGCGAAGCTGCAAACGTCCTGGTGATCGACGATTACGGGCACCACCCCAGCGAGATCCGGGCGGTGCTCCAGACGCTCGCGGATTGCTACCCCGACCGGCGACGCATCGTCGTCTTTCAGCCCCATCGTTACACTCGCACACGGGCCTTGATGGAACAGTTCGCCCGCTGCTTCTATCATTCGGACGTGCTGCTGGTTACGGAAATCTATGCGGCCAGTGAAACTCCCATACCGGGGGTGACGGGGGAGCGGCTGTCCCAGGAGATCGCCTCGCACGGGCATCACGATCTGCATTTTTGCGAGACGGTGGAGAGTGCGCTGAGCCGGCTGGTGAAGCTGGTGAAGCCCGGGGATGCGGTGATCACCCTGGGCGCGGGCAACATCTGGCAGGTGGGCGAGTGGCTTCTGGCGAAGCTGAAGTCTTCAGGCGGGAGCGGCGGCACGGGTGAGCTCAAATGA
- the murB gene encoding UDP-N-acetylmuramate dehydrogenase — protein sequence MIDNKRGSSYLNSLPEGLSAEECDRYSAVVSLCWNVLGELQDVEFKWHEPLAYHTTFRVGGPAACLARPRSESALLALLERVRENSVPYVVLGGGSNVLVTDGPIPALVIQLIHVAAGLAFNKGRSSSRPLVVVGAGVPISRLLRFCVRNELGGLECLVGIPGSVGGAVVMNAGTAEGTIAEALEWLDALDGAGQRQLVFKADLPAGYRSMGLPEAWLILGGAFRLHVSSGRSLKREMRSLMVRRKATQPLGRPSAGCVFKNPVEAPAGALIERAGLKGFRMGNAQVSDKHANWIINLGSARARDILALISLVENEVFGKFGVRLEREIRILSPEKNSLNQMLNS from the coding sequence ATGATCGACAACAAGCGCGGGTCCAGTTATTTGAATTCACTCCCGGAAGGGTTGAGCGCAGAGGAATGCGATCGTTATTCGGCTGTTGTTTCGCTGTGCTGGAATGTTCTGGGGGAGCTTCAGGACGTCGAATTCAAATGGCACGAACCGCTTGCATACCACACCACGTTTCGAGTGGGAGGGCCCGCGGCGTGTCTTGCGCGTCCGCGTTCGGAGAGCGCCTTGCTGGCGCTCCTGGAAAGAGTGCGGGAGAATTCCGTGCCCTATGTGGTGCTTGGCGGTGGAAGCAACGTGCTCGTAACCGACGGGCCAATCCCGGCGCTGGTGATTCAACTCATCCACGTGGCCGCGGGCCTTGCCTTCAACAAGGGACGCTCGAGCTCGCGACCTCTCGTGGTTGTCGGAGCCGGCGTCCCGATTTCTCGTTTGCTCAGGTTCTGTGTCCGCAACGAACTGGGCGGCCTGGAATGCCTCGTGGGGATTCCAGGCTCGGTCGGAGGGGCGGTGGTGATGAACGCCGGGACGGCTGAAGGAACCATCGCCGAAGCCCTTGAATGGCTCGACGCCCTGGATGGAGCGGGGCAGAGACAACTCGTTTTCAAAGCGGACCTGCCGGCCGGGTACCGGAGCATGGGGCTGCCCGAAGCCTGGCTGATCCTGGGAGGTGCCTTCCGCCTTCATGTCTCTTCGGGCCGATCGCTCAAAAGGGAAATGCGGTCGCTGATGGTCCGCCGGAAAGCGACACAGCCGCTGGGGCGGCCTTCCGCCGGCTGCGTGTTCAAGAATCCCGTCGAAGCTCCCGCCGGGGCGCTGATCGAGCGGGCGGGATTGAAGGGATTTCGGATGGGAAACGCGCAGGTTTCCGACAAGCATGCGAACTGGATCATCAATCTGGGCAGTGCCCGGGCCCGGGATATCCTGGCCCTGATCAGCCTGGTGGAAAATGAAGTTTTTGGAAAATTCGGCGTGCGTTTGGAGCGAGAAATTCGTATACTCTCGCCAGAAAAAAATTCCCTGAATCAGATGCTGAACTCATGA
- a CDS encoding cell division protein FtsQ/DivIB, which yields MKKKQNRYRPDKARPLKILKFWGKTVLTLLLAVAAVVLISAGLSRSYYALLEAPWLRLEEVRINGLKHLEEGLVLNALGVPRNACVLNLKMKELAARLESLPQVRSVIVRLDLPTRLVVEITEREPLAMVQADELLLLDKDGTLFARTTRDADPERLLITGFSGKGLKEGDHLPREPLEAVRELAAALEKARQWLPVQRISECQWRSGGFTLFMAQTSLPIDFGSENYGEKLNRLQRIFAMLGERQWTGAVKYIDLNYGNRAYVGGPFPAAKGA from the coding sequence ATGAAGAAGAAGCAGAACCGGTATCGCCCAGACAAGGCCAGGCCTTTGAAAATCCTCAAATTTTGGGGAAAGACAGTCTTGACTCTCCTGCTGGCGGTTGCCGCGGTTGTGCTCATTAGTGCTGGTCTTTCGCGCTCTTACTATGCCCTGTTGGAGGCACCCTGGCTGAGGTTGGAGGAAGTGCGCATCAATGGGCTGAAACATCTCGAAGAGGGCCTCGTTTTGAACGCGCTGGGCGTTCCCAGGAACGCCTGCGTCTTGAATCTGAAGATGAAGGAACTGGCGGCTCGACTCGAGTCTTTGCCGCAGGTGCGCTCGGTGATCGTGCGCCTCGATCTTCCCACGCGGCTGGTGGTGGAGATCACCGAGCGTGAGCCGCTCGCGATGGTGCAGGCCGATGAGCTGCTCTTGCTGGACAAGGACGGAACGCTGTTTGCCCGGACCACCCGCGACGCCGATCCCGAGAGGCTGCTGATTACCGGGTTTTCCGGCAAGGGGCTGAAGGAGGGGGATCATTTGCCCCGGGAACCTCTGGAAGCTGTAAGAGAGCTCGCGGCGGCCCTCGAAAAGGCCAGGCAGTGGTTGCCGGTGCAACGCATTTCGGAGTGCCAGTGGCGTTCCGGCGGCTTCACCCTGTTCATGGCTCAGACCTCGCTTCCCATTGACTTCGGGTCTGAGAACTACGGCGAGAAACTGAATCGCCTTCAGCGGATTTTCGCCATGCTGGGGGAACGGCAGTGGACCGGTGCCGTCAAGTATATTGACCTGAATTATGGAAATCGAGCCTATGTGGGAGGGCCGTTCCCGGCAGCCAAAGGCGCCTGA
- the ftsA gene encoding cell division protein FtsA — protein MGKREELIVGLDLGTTKVCAVVGEVTSEGMDIVGVGTYPSIGLRGGVVVNIDQTVHSIRKAVEEAELMAGCEISSVYAGVAGTHVQSLNSHGVIAIKSREVTQADIDRVLDAAKTVALPFDRQILHVLPQQYIVDDQEGIQNPTGMAGVRLEAKVHIITGAIAAVQNIVKCCERAGLQVQDVVLESLASSESVLDMDERHLGVALVDLGGGTSDIAVFMDHAIRYSCVVGLGGNHITSDISVGLRTSIDEAEKIKKKHGCALVEWVNQQDMIEVGSVGGQKPRQLARSVLAQIVEARVEEIVKIIEWELVRSGYVESLHAGVVLTGGVSLLPGIRELAEKVFDLPVRIGVPYNFGGLGDVVKNPIYATATGLLLYGKKHGNRGPMEEPSVIKKVLASVRRWFKEFW, from the coding sequence ATGGGAAAAAGAGAGGAATTGATCGTAGGCCTCGATCTAGGGACTACCAAGGTTTGCGCTGTGGTCGGTGAGGTGACCTCCGAAGGGATGGATATCGTCGGAGTGGGTACGTACCCTTCCATCGGCCTCAGAGGCGGCGTGGTCGTCAACATCGATCAGACCGTCCATTCAATCCGCAAGGCGGTTGAAGAAGCGGAATTGATGGCCGGTTGCGAGATTTCCTCAGTCTATGCCGGTGTGGCCGGAACGCACGTTCAGAGCCTGAATTCGCACGGAGTCATTGCCATCAAGAGCCGTGAGGTGACTCAGGCCGATATCGATCGCGTGCTGGACGCCGCAAAGACGGTGGCTCTCCCTTTCGACCGCCAGATTCTCCACGTGCTTCCCCAACAGTACATCGTGGACGACCAGGAAGGCATTCAAAACCCGACCGGCATGGCGGGAGTGAGACTTGAAGCGAAAGTGCACATCATCACCGGGGCCATTGCCGCGGTCCAGAATATCGTCAAATGCTGCGAGCGGGCGGGGCTCCAGGTGCAGGACGTCGTGCTCGAATCCCTCGCCTCCAGCGAATCGGTGCTCGACATGGATGAGAGGCACCTGGGAGTCGCGTTGGTCGATCTCGGAGGCGGAACCAGCGACATCGCGGTGTTCATGGATCATGCGATTCGCTACTCGTGTGTCGTGGGGCTCGGGGGCAACCATATCACCTCGGACATTTCGGTCGGTTTGCGCACGTCCATCGACGAAGCGGAGAAGATCAAGAAGAAGCATGGCTGTGCGCTGGTTGAATGGGTCAACCAGCAGGACATGATCGAAGTCGGCTCGGTGGGCGGGCAGAAGCCGCGTCAGTTGGCGCGGTCTGTGCTGGCTCAGATCGTCGAAGCGCGCGTGGAGGAGATCGTCAAGATCATAGAGTGGGAACTGGTGCGGTCCGGTTACGTGGAATCCCTTCATGCGGGAGTGGTGCTGACCGGAGGCGTCTCCCTGCTTCCGGGGATTCGGGAACTGGCGGAGAAAGTGTTTGACCTGCCGGTGCGCATAGGCGTCCCTTACAACTTCGGCGGACTGGGAGACGTGGTCAAGAATCCGATCTATGCGACGGCCACGGGATTGCTTTTGTATGGAAAGAAACATGGAAACAGGGGACCGATGGAAGAACCGAGCGTGATCAAGAAGGTTCTTGCATCGGTGAGACGTTGGTTCAAGGAATTCTGGTGA
- the ftsZ gene encoding cell division protein FtsZ: protein MEKTPDAMAVNRAKISVLGIGGGGGNAINNMINAGLDGVQFIAANTDFQVLARNQAATKIQLGTNLTKGLGAGGNPEIGAKAAQEDIDRIREAVDGSDMVFITAGLGGGTGTGGAPIAAQVCKEMGALTVAVVTKPFVVEGRVRQRNADDGLKSLQDVVDTLITIPNNRLLCLADRRATFLEMIKRADDVLLYAVKGISDLIIKDGYINVDFNDVKTVMAEMGLALMGTGVARGENRATQAVQQAISSPLLEDISIHGARAALINLSAGPDLGMHEFEEALSIIQKEVNEEANIILGMVMDPNMGDEIRVTVIATGIGRMEQPQRLESSRPKRIKPEGIVPDPDYDYLQVPAFVRHRTPREPAQVEQQQPRRRTLLQKLTGGNAEEEDLSIPTFIRRQAD from the coding sequence ATGGAAAAAACACCAGATGCCATGGCAGTCAACCGGGCGAAAATCAGCGTACTGGGGATTGGTGGCGGAGGCGGAAACGCCATCAACAACATGATCAACGCGGGCCTTGATGGAGTGCAGTTCATCGCGGCCAACACCGATTTTCAGGTGCTGGCCCGCAACCAGGCCGCCACCAAGATTCAGCTCGGCACGAACCTGACGAAAGGGCTCGGCGCGGGCGGGAATCCGGAAATCGGGGCAAAAGCGGCCCAGGAAGACATCGACAGGATTCGTGAAGCCGTCGACGGGAGTGACATGGTGTTCATCACCGCGGGTCTTGGGGGCGGCACCGGCACGGGTGGAGCCCCCATTGCGGCCCAGGTGTGCAAGGAGATGGGAGCGCTGACCGTTGCGGTGGTGACCAAGCCGTTCGTGGTCGAGGGCCGGGTGCGCCAACGCAATGCCGACGACGGTCTGAAGTCGCTCCAGGACGTGGTGGATACCCTGATCACCATTCCCAACAACCGGCTCCTTTGCCTGGCGGATCGCCGCGCCACATTCCTCGAAATGATCAAGCGCGCCGACGATGTTTTGCTGTACGCGGTGAAGGGCATTTCCGATCTCATCATCAAGGATGGATACATCAACGTCGACTTCAACGACGTGAAGACGGTGATGGCGGAAATGGGCCTCGCCCTGATGGGAACCGGTGTCGCAAGAGGTGAGAACAGGGCTACTCAGGCGGTACAGCAGGCCATCTCCAGTCCGCTCCTGGAGGACATCTCCATCCATGGCGCCCGTGCCGCCCTCATCAATCTTTCCGCCGGTCCGGATCTGGGCATGCATGAATTCGAGGAAGCCCTTTCCATCATCCAGAAGGAGGTCAACGAGGAGGCGAACATCATCCTCGGCATGGTCATGGACCCGAACATGGGTGATGAAATAAGGGTCACGGTGATCGCGACCGGCATCGGACGGATGGAACAGCCGCAACGGCTCGAGTCGTCTCGTCCGAAGAGAATCAAGCCGGAGGGAATCGTTCCCGACCCCGATTACGACTACCTGCAGGTGCCGGCCTTCGTTCGTCATCGCACTCCCAGGGAGCCTGCCCAGGTGGAACAGCAACAACCCCGCAGAAGGACTCTTCTGCAGAAACTGACGGGAGGCAACGCCGAAGAAGAGGATCTGAGCATCCCGACCTTTATTCGCCGTCAGGCGGACTAG
- a CDS encoding radical SAM protein — translation MLFNVRQRHRRWLSEETGTVIKDWRGRVRIGLAFPNRYAVGMSNLGFQTVYAALNGFEDVVCERFFYPESEDLPAVRQNPGRLLSLESQRPARDFDLFVFSVAYENDYVNAIEMLKLAGFPARREQRNREHPLLAAGGVAVFLNPEPLALFLDFFFIGEAEAILPDFLRVLNEKGESGCSRSEFLRELSERVAGIYVPAHFEPAYREDGTLERISPLPGTGAPQRVVYRRADLDRAQPCHSVILTPNTEFSSTMLLEIGRGCGRGCRFCAAGFVYRPMRFHSAERLLRALNAGGERHPRIGLVSAAVSDHPEIGFLCRSLLEDGRSLSFSSLRADTLTPEIASALESSRHQAVAIAPEAGSERLRKVVNKNLDMTQILTAAERLTEKGILHLKLYFMIGLPTESAEDLEAIVDTAKAIKHHVLKISRGRKRLGTITLSVHSFVPKPFTPFQWVAFAGVGELKNRAKWIRNALKKVPNVRVHFDLPKWAYVQALLARGDRRVGTLLEKVALRSTPWSKALREHVINPDFWVMRERGRDEVFPWEVIEHGVRRDYLWREYELALKGESTPECRPEEDCRRCGACAP, via the coding sequence ATGCTCTTCAACGTGAGGCAGCGACATCGGCGATGGCTGTCGGAAGAAACCGGCACCGTCATCAAGGACTGGAGAGGAAGAGTCCGGATCGGTCTGGCTTTTCCGAACCGGTATGCCGTCGGTATGTCGAACCTGGGCTTCCAGACGGTGTATGCCGCTCTGAACGGTTTTGAAGACGTCGTGTGCGAGAGGTTTTTCTACCCCGAATCCGAAGACCTCCCCGCGGTTCGGCAGAATCCTGGCCGCCTCTTGTCCCTGGAATCCCAGCGCCCGGCACGGGACTTTGACCTGTTCGTCTTCTCCGTCGCCTACGAAAACGACTACGTCAACGCGATCGAGATGTTGAAGCTGGCGGGATTTCCCGCGCGTCGCGAACAGCGAAACCGCGAGCATCCCCTGCTCGCCGCGGGTGGAGTGGCGGTGTTTCTGAATCCGGAGCCCCTTGCCCTTTTCCTGGATTTCTTCTTTATCGGCGAGGCGGAAGCGATTCTCCCGGATTTCCTTCGTGTCCTCAATGAGAAGGGGGAAAGCGGTTGTTCCCGCTCCGAGTTCCTCCGGGAGCTTTCCGAGAGAGTCGCGGGGATTTACGTGCCTGCGCACTTCGAACCCGCGTACCGGGAGGACGGCACCCTCGAGCGCATCTCTCCGCTGCCCGGGACCGGTGCGCCTCAGCGGGTGGTCTATCGCAGGGCCGACCTGGACAGGGCTCAGCCCTGTCATTCGGTCATCCTCACGCCGAATACGGAATTCAGCAGTACGATGCTGCTGGAAATCGGGCGAGGGTGCGGAAGAGGTTGCCGATTCTGCGCGGCAGGCTTCGTCTATCGTCCAATGCGTTTCCACAGTGCTGAAAGGCTGCTGCGGGCGTTGAACGCGGGAGGTGAGCGGCACCCGAGAATCGGCCTGGTGAGCGCCGCCGTTTCGGACCATCCGGAAATTGGCTTCCTCTGCCGGTCGCTGCTCGAAGACGGGCGTTCCCTGTCGTTTTCATCGCTGCGGGCGGATACGCTCACTCCGGAAATCGCCTCGGCCCTGGAATCGAGCCGTCACCAGGCGGTGGCCATCGCTCCCGAGGCGGGGTCCGAGCGTCTTCGCAAGGTCGTCAACAAAAACCTCGACATGACGCAGATTCTGACCGCCGCGGAGAGGCTCACCGAAAAGGGGATTCTCCATCTGAAGCTCTATTTTATGATCGGGCTGCCCACTGAATCCGCCGAAGACCTGGAAGCGATCGTGGATACGGCCAAGGCGATCAAGCACCATGTCCTGAAGATCAGCCGGGGGCGGAAACGACTCGGAACCATAACTCTGAGCGTGCATTCATTCGTTCCCAAGCCGTTCACGCCTTTCCAATGGGTTGCGTTCGCCGGGGTGGGGGAATTGAAGAACCGGGCGAAATGGATTCGGAATGCTCTCAAGAAAGTTCCCAACGTTCGGGTGCACTTCGACCTGCCCAAGTGGGCTTACGTGCAGGCACTGCTTGCCAGGGGCGACAGGAGGGTGGGAACCCTGCTGGAGAAGGTGGCCTTGCGTTCGACCCCATGGAGCAAGGCATTGCGCGAGCACGTGATCAACCCTGATTTCTGGGTGATGCGCGAGAGGGGACGCGACGAGGTGTTCCCGTGGGAAGTGATCGAGCACGGCGTCAGGAGAGATTACCTGTGGCGGGAATACGAGCTTGCCCTCAAAGGCGAAAGCACGCCGGAATGCCGCCCGGAGGAGGATTGCCGCCGTTGCGGGGCTTGCGCGCCTTGA
- a CDS encoding DnaJ domain-containing protein has translation MPQQDYYGVLNVSPEASSEEIKRAYRKLALETHPDRNPNDRNAEERFKRINEAYGVLSDPGKRSQYDQYRRLGVHQGPGGYGRPGFGYSQEEIFRDFVNNRHANDVFAEMQREFQRMGFRFDERFINRIFFGDKTFTIQGFFWGGPMGSTSMRRPGSPAADHPGTASGRDGADGPGAPGPMGIVKEGLSLLYKAGKKIGGYLIDKVLGQEPQGDRARPGEFDITYRLVISSHDAARGTTVEVELPHLQDGKRVAVTIPAGVRNGMKLRLKDMGRPLSGLTRGDLYLQLQVV, from the coding sequence ATGCCTCAACAAGACTACTACGGGGTGTTGAACGTTTCGCCCGAAGCTTCCTCGGAGGAGATCAAACGGGCGTATCGCAAGCTGGCTCTAGAAACGCATCCCGACCGCAACCCCAACGACCGTAATGCCGAGGAGCGCTTCAAGAGAATCAACGAAGCCTACGGCGTGCTGTCCGATCCCGGCAAACGCTCCCAGTACGATCAGTACCGGAGACTGGGGGTTCATCAGGGCCCCGGCGGTTATGGGCGGCCCGGTTTCGGCTATTCCCAGGAAGAGATCTTTCGGGATTTTGTCAATAACCGTCACGCCAATGATGTTTTTGCGGAAATGCAGCGGGAATTCCAAAGGATGGGATTTCGCTTCGACGAGCGTTTCATCAACCGGATCTTCTTCGGTGACAAGACGTTCACCATTCAAGGCTTTTTCTGGGGCGGCCCCATGGGAAGCACAAGCATGAGGCGGCCCGGTTCTCCGGCTGCCGATCATCCCGGGACCGCCTCCGGTCGCGACGGAGCGGATGGGCCCGGAGCTCCCGGTCCCATGGGAATCGTCAAGGAGGGGCTATCCCTCCTGTATAAGGCCGGAAAGAAGATCGGCGGATACCTCATCGACAAGGTGCTCGGCCAGGAGCCGCAGGGCGATCGGGCGCGTCCGGGGGAATTCGACATCACCTACAGACTGGTCATCTCTTCGCACGACGCTGCCAGAGGGACCACCGTCGAGGTCGAGCTTCCTCATCTCCAGGACGGAAAGCGGGTCGCCGTCACCATCCCGGCTGGAGTGAGGAACGGGATGAAGCTGCGCCTCAAGGACATGGGACGTCCCTTGAGCGGCCTCACCCGTGGGGACCTCTATCTTCAGTTGCAGGTGGTGTGA